GCCGCCACCTCCGTCGGTCGCTCGACCGGCCCGGCTCCGCGCGGCTCAGGCCGGCTCGATGCCCGCGATCAGCGCTCCCGGCTCCGCCGCCGCCTCCGCAGGAAGGAGCAGGCGCAGGCGGCCGCTGGCCGGCGCCTCGATCTCGTACTGGACCTTCTCCACCGCCAGCTCGGCGATCACCTCGCCCCGCTCCACGCGGGCCCCGTCCTCGCGTAGCCAGACCAGCCGCACCCCTTGCGCCGCCTCCTCCGGCTCCCAGAGGTCGGCCGGGATCCGCACCTCCACCATACCCGCTCACTCCCCCGCCGGGCGCGGCACGGCCCGGGCGGTGCCCCGCCGGACCGCCTCCCAGGCCAGCTCGGCCACATGGGCGACGCGCAGCTCCCCGCCGCGGCCGGCCCGGCTGGCGCCCAGCCGCATTTGAAGATAGCAGCCGGGATTGGCGACGGCGACCACCTGCGCCCCGCTCCGACCGACCGCCTCCATCTTCCCGTCCAGGAGGGCCATGGAGGCCTCCTGGTGGGTGAAGTTGTAGATGCCGGCCGAGCCGCAGCAACGGTCGGCGCCCTCCATCTCCACGTAGCGGTAGCCGGGCAGGCTGGCCAGGATCTCGCGCGGCTCGCGGAA
The DNA window shown above is from Bacillota bacterium and carries:
- a CDS encoding biotin attachment protein, with protein sequence MVEVRIPADLWEPEEAAQGVRLVWLREDGARVERGEVIAELAVEKVQYEIEAPASGRLRLLLPAEAAAEPGALIAGIEPA